The Camelina sativa cultivar DH55 chromosome 14, Cs, whole genome shotgun sequence genome includes a window with the following:
- the LOC104743131 gene encoding uncharacterized protein LOC104743131 translates to MRRAGYVFFNLLRSLETACFHRRLFFFFNFLSSDLIDQLKVKNHLWPNFDAHRGVLLNYYRLTESKVPNRIAIVFNPRYYTAFGCLKECLHLLTADIGPGSSTATRAAKECKHGEVTCPPKGETLQLRGALKLLSKPPEDFPVSWCGFYGSLAISRPKRGGSQVVVMQLLLFFSGWSSSFVKWLVPPILTEPGKVKNHLWPNFDAHSGVLLKYYRLTESKCRVGENRTASG, encoded by the exons ATGCGGAGAGCTGGTTatgtcttctttaatttgctgAGGTCACTCGAGACAGCNTGTTTCCACCggcgtctcttcttcttcttcaattttctCTCATCTGATTTGATCGACCAACTAAAG GTCAAGAACCACCTGTGGCCTAATTTTGATGCTCATAGGGGAGTGCTGCTGAACTATTATCGTCTTACCGAAAGCAAGGTACCAAATCGCATCGCTATAGTGTTTAACCCTAG ATACTACACTGCTTTTGGCTGTCTCAAGGAGTGTCTTCATCTGCTCACAG CTGATATAGGACCGGGCTCTTCGACTGCCACTAGAGCTGCCAAAGAGTGTAAACATGGAGAGGTTACATGTCCTCCAAAAGgtgaaactttgcaacttcgTGGGGCTCTTAAGCTCCTCTCTAAACCACCggag GATTTTCCGGTTTCTTGGTGTGGGTTTTATGGGTCTTTGGCAATTTCTCGTCCAAAGCGTGGGGGATCACAGGTAGTGGTTATGcagcttttgctttttttttcaggCTG GTCCTCAAGCTTTGTGAAGTGGTTGGTGCCTCCTATTCTAACTGAGCCTGGAAAG GTCAAGAACCACCTGTGGCCTAACTTTGATGCTCATAGCGGAGTGCTGCTGAAATATTATCGTCTTACCGAAAGCAAG TGTAGA GTTGGTGAGAACCGAACTGCATCCGGGTAG
- the LOC104738811 gene encoding DNA repair helicase XPD-like, with protein MIFKIEDVTVYFPYDNIYPEQYEYMVELKRTLDAKGHCLLEMPTGTGKTIALLSLITSYRLSRPDSPIKLVYCTRTVHEMEKTLAELKVLHDYQVLHLGTQAKILAIGLSSRKNLCVNTKVLAAENRDSVDAACRKRTASWVRALSTEKPNIELCDYFENYEKAAENALLPPGVYTLEDLRAFGNNRGWCPYFLARHMVQFANVIVYSYQYLLDPKVAGIISKELQKESVVVFDEAHNIDNVCIEALSVSVRRVTLEGANRNLNKMKHEIDRFKATDAGRLRAEYNRLVEGLALRGDLSGGDQWLANPALPHDILKEAVPGNIRRAEHFVHVLRRLLQYLGVRLDTENVEKESPVSFVSSLNSQAGIEQKTLKFCYDRLQSLMLTLEITDTDEFLPIQTVCDFATLVGTYARGFSIIIEPYDERMPHIPDPILQLSCHDASLAIKPVFDRFQSVVITSGTLSPIDLYPRLLSFTPVVSRSFKMSMTRDCICPMVLTRGSDQLPVSTKFDMRSDPGVVRNYGKLLVEMVSIVPDGVVCFFVSYSYMDGIIATWNETGILKEIVQQKLVFIETQDVVETTLALDNYRRACDCGRGAVFFSVARGKVAEGIDFDRHYGRVVVMYGVPFQYTLSKILLARLEYLRDTFQIKEGDFLTFDALRQAAQCVGRVIRSKADYGMMIFADKRYSRHDKRSKLPGWILSHLRDAHLNLSTDMAIHNAREFLRKMAQPYDKTGTMGRKTLLTQEDLEKMAETGVQDMAY; from the exons atgatttTCAAGATCGAAGACGTAACTGTCTACTTCCCTTATGACAACATATACCCAGAACAATACGAATACATGGTTGAATTGAAGCGAACCCTAGACGCCAAAGGACATTGTCTTCTCGAGATGCCTACCGGAACTGGTAAAACCATTGCCCTTCTCTCCCTTATCACCAGTTATCGACTCTCTCGTCCTGATTCTCCGATCAAGCTTGTTTACTGCACTCGTACTGTCCACGAGATGGAGAAGACTTTAGCTGAGCTTAAGGTGCTACATGACTACCAAGTACTCCATCTCGGCACCCAGGCTAAGATCCTCGCCATTGGTCTTTCCTCTCGGAAGAATCTTTGCGTCAATACTAAGGTTTTAGCAGCGGAGAATCGTGATTCTGTTGATGCTGCGTGTAGGAAACGCACTGCTAGTTGGGTTAGGGCTTTGTCTACTGAGAAGCCAAATATAGAACTCTGTGACTACTTTGAGAACTATGAAAAGGCTGCTGAAAATGCGCTGTTACCTCCTGGTGTTTATACTTTGGAG gATTTACGGGCGTTTGGTAATAATCGTGGATGGTGCCCTTACTTTCTCGCGAGGCATATGGTTCAGTTCGCCAACGTTATTGTTTATAGCTACCAGTACTTACTGGATCCTAAGGTTGCTGGAATTATATCGAAGGAGTTACAAAAGGAGTCAGTTGTAGTGTTTGACGAGGCCCATAATATCGATAATGTGTGTATTGAAGCACTCAGCGTCAGTGTGAGGAGGGTCACACTTGAAGGAGCTAATCGAAATCTTAATAAGATGAAGCATGAAATTGATAG GTTCAAGGCTACTGATGCAGGAAGATTGCGAGCTGAATACAACCGACTGGTTGAGGGTTTAGCACTGAGAGGGGACTTATCTG GAGGTGATCAATGGCTTGCAAACCCTGCACTGCCCCATGATATTCTCAAGGAGGCTGTCCCGGGGAATATCAGACGGGCTGAGCATTTTGTGCATGTTTTACGCCGATTACTTCAGTACTTGGGGGTACGGCTGGACACTGAGAACGTAGAGAAAGAAAGCCCTGTTAGCTTTGTATCGTCGCTGAATTCTCAGGCTGGAATTGAGCAGAAAACACTGAAGTTCTGTTATGACCGGCTCCAGTCTCTCATGCTAACCCTTGAAATTACAGACACAGATGAGTTTTTGCCAATCCAGACAGTGTGCGATTTTGCAACTCTTGTTGGGACATATGCTCGGGGATTTTCCATCATAATTGAGCCTTATGACGAGAGAATGCCTCATATTCCAGATCCTATATTGCAG TTGAGCTGTCATGATGCGTCTCTGGCGATCAAACCAGTGTTTGATCGTTTCCAATCAGTCGTAATTACATCAGGCACCTTGAGCCCAATTGATCTTTATCCCCGTCTTCTTAGTTTCACTCCTGTTGTTAGTCGAAGCTTTAAGATGTCAATGACACGAGACTGCATCTGCCCTATGGTTCTAACTCGGGGAAG tgaTCAGCTTCCTGTTAGCACCAAATTTGACATGAGAAGTGATCCTGGTGTTGTGAGGAATTACGGAAAGCTTTTGGTAGAGATGGTATCTATTGTTCCTGATGGAGTTGTCTGCTTCTTTGTTAGTTACTCATACATGGATGGCATTATTGCTACATGGAATGAAACTGGAATTCTGAAG GAAATAGTGCAACAGAAGCTTGTTTTCATCGAAACACAAGATGTTGTAGAAACAACATTGGCGCTGGATAATTATCGCAGGGCTTGCGATTGCGGAAGAGGTGCAGTTTTCTTCTCCGTGGCTAG GGGGAAAGTTGCTGAAGGTATCGATTTTGATCGTCATTATGGAAGAGTGGTTGTAATGTACGGAGTGCCTTTCCAGTATACATTAAGCAA GATATTACTAGCAAGATTGGAGTATCTGCGTGATACATTTCAGATAAAAGAAGGCGATTTCCTAACTTTTGATGCACTG AGGCAAGCAGCTCAATGTGTAGGGCGAGTAATCCGGTCAAAGGCTGATTATGGGATGATGATATTTGCAGACAAAAG ATATAGCCGTCATGATAAGCGGTCCAAACTACCCGGTTGGATACTTTCACATCTGCGGGATGCACACTTGAATCTAAGCACAGACATGGCTATTCACAATGCTCGAGAG ttTCTAAGGAAAATGGCTCAACCGTATGATAAGACGGGTACAATGGGAAGGAAAACTCTGTTGACACAAGAAGATTTGGAGAAGATGGCCGAGACTGGTGTCCAAGATATGGCTTATTAG
- the LOC104738814 gene encoding basic 7S globulin-like, translated as MNQQNVAAPINTDSHTNPLLHHLLSLTMASSPTIFFSVIVLFLFSISSSSFAKTSSSSFRPKALILPVTKDRSTLQYTTVINQRTPLVPASLVFDLGGRELWVDCDKGYVSTTYRSPRCNSAVCSRAGSISCGTCFSPPGPGCSNNTCGSFPDNSVTGWSTSGEFAMDVVSIQSTNGSNPGPFAKIPNLIFSCGSTSLLKGLAKGAVGMAGMGRHNIGLPSQFAAAFSFNRKFAVCLTSGKGVAFFGNGPYVFLPGIQISGLQTTPLLINPFTQNEKSPEYFIGVTAIKIVDKTVPISPKLLKIDGSTGIGGTKISSVNPYTVMESSIYNSFTSEFVRQAAARNMTRVASVKPFGACFSTKNVGVTRVGYAVPEIQLVLHSKDVVWRIFGANSMVSVRDDVICLGFVDGGVNAKTSVVIGGFQLEDNLVEFDLASNRFGFSSTLLGRRTNCANFNFTSTA; from the coding sequence ATGAACCAACAAAACGTTGCCGCGCCTATAAATACAGACTCACACACcaatcctcttcttcatcatctcttaAGCTTAACAATGGCGTCCTCTCCGaccatcttcttctccgtcaTTGTTCTATTCCTCTTctcaatctcatcatcatcatttgctaaaacatcatcatcatcattccgaCCTAAAGCTCTCATTCTCCCAGTAACAAAAGACCGTTCTACCCTCCAATACACAACCGTCATCAACCAACGCACACCTCTCGTCCCCGCTTCCCTCGTCTTCGACCTCGGTGGTCGTGAACTCTGGGTCGACTGTGACAAAGGCTACGTCTCCACCACTTACCGCTCCCCTCGCTGCAACTCCGCCGTCTGCTCACGCGCAGGCTCCATCAGCTGCGGCACATGCTTCTCCCCTCCCGGTCCTGGCTGTAGCAACAACACTTGCGGCTCTTTTCCTGATAACTCCGTCACCGGATGGTCTACTTCCGGCGAATTTGCTATGGACGTCGTCTCGATCCAGTCCACTAACGGATCCAATCCGGGCCCGTTCGCTAAAATCCCCAATCTGATATTCAGTTGCGGATCAACGTCTCTTCTTAAAGGACTCGCTAAAGGAGCCGTTGGTATGGCCGGAATGGGACGTCACAACATCGGCTTACCGTCGCAGTTCGCCGCCGCGTTTAGCTTCAACCGCAAGTTCGCCGTGTGTCTAACTTCCGGCAAAGGAGTCGCCTTCTTCGGCAACGGACCTTACGTTTTCCTCCCCGGAATCCAGATCTCGGGGCTCCAAACGACGCCGCTTCTCATCAATCCGTTTACACAGAACGAGAAATCCCCAGAGTACTTCATCGGCGTGACGGCGATTAAGATCGTCGATAAAACAGTTCCGATCAGTCCAAAGCTTTTGAAGATTGACGGAAGCACTGGAATCGGTGGAACCAAGATCAGCTCCGTGAATCCTTACACGGTGATGGAGTCATCCATCTATAATTCTTTCACGTCGGAGTTCGTTAGGCAAGCAGCGGCGAGGAACATGACGAGAGTTGCTTCGGTGAAACCGTTCGGCGCGTGTTTCAGCACTAAGAACGTCGGCGTCACGCGCGTGGGATACGCCGTGCCGGAGATCCAGCTTGTGCTTCACAGCAAGGACGTCGTGTGGAGGATCTTCGGAGCCAACTCCATGGTGAGTGTCAGAGATGACGTCATCTGTTTGGGTTTCGTTGACGGAGGAGTCAACGCGAAAACCTCTGTGGTGATCGGAGGGTTCCAGTTGGAGGATAACTTGGTTGAATTCGATTTGGCGAGTAACAGATTTGGGTTCAGTTCTACTTTGTTGGGCCGTCGCACTAACTGCGCCAACTTCAATTTCACTTCCACTGCTTAG